The sequence GACGAGCCGCTGCACGACCAGGAACACCAGGACGAGCGTCGTGCGGGGGAGCCGAGCGGTGAGGTGAGTCCCTCTGATCCCGTGGCTGGGAGCCGCGAGGTCATGGTGCCGTTCAGGGCCGTGGCGCTGGCCGGGACTATCACGCTCCCTGATCGGGCGCGGGGCGTAGTGCTGTTCGCCCACGGGAGTGGCAGTAGCCGGTTCAGCCCGCGTAACCGCTTCGTTGCCGGGGAGCTGCACGCGGCACGGCTGGGCACGCTGCTGATCGACCTGCTGACCCCGGAGGAGGAGGCGATCGACCAGCGCACGCGCGCGCTGCGCTTCGACATCGGCTTGTTGGCTGAGCGGGTCGCCGCCGCGACCGCGTGGCTCGGGGAGCAGCGGGAGACGCGCGGTCTCCCGATTGGCTACTTCGGCGCCAGCACCGGCGCCGCGGCCGCGCTGGTCGCCGCGGCGCAGTTGCCGAGCGCAGTCGGGGCGGTCGTCTCGCGCGGCGGCAGGCCGGACCTCGCCCGGGATGCCCTGCGGAGGGTCATCGCGCCGACGCTGCTGATCGTGGGCGGGCAGGATACGGCCGTCATCCCACTCAACGAGGCGGCGCTAGCGTCCTTGCCGGGGGTGAAGCGGCTTGAGACCGTGCCCGGCGCCACCCATCTCTTCGAGGAGCCGGGCGCGCTGGAGACGGTCGCATGCCTTGCTCGTGATTGGTTCGTGCGCTACCTGCCTGTGGGCGATGTCGCCTGAGCCACCGGGGTGAGCAGGTCGAGCGGCAGGCGCAGGCTGTTGGGCCCGAGGTCGACCGTGAGGCGTGCTCCGCGATCGATTTCCGCGACATAGCG is a genomic window of Sphaerobacter thermophilus DSM 20745 containing:
- a CDS encoding dienelactone hydrolase family protein; this encodes MSDEPLHDQEHQDERRAGEPSGEVSPSDPVAGSREVMVPFRAVALAGTITLPDRARGVVLFAHGSGSSRFSPRNRFVAGELHAARLGTLLIDLLTPEEEAIDQRTRALRFDIGLLAERVAAATAWLGEQRETRGLPIGYFGASTGAAAALVAAAQLPSAVGAVVSRGGRPDLARDALRRVIAPTLLIVGGQDTAVIPLNEAALASLPGVKRLETVPGATHLFEEPGALETVACLARDWFVRYLPVGDVA